A part of Capsicum annuum cultivar UCD-10X-F1 chromosome 6, UCD10Xv1.1, whole genome shotgun sequence genomic DNA contains:
- the LOC107873522 gene encoding ACT domain-containing protein ACR9 isoform X2 gives MDYGLHTLYPPQIPFCGNTLDVSTDGIWCYVVLWVVPQSSSSKRWESLKQRLLSVCPSCSVSFYLNQLSPHANASPVYLLTFCSSDRRGLLHDVTQVLSELELTIQRVKVTKTPDGRAVDLFFITDNLEMLHTQARKDETSKQLHAVLGESCGLELQLAGPKYDNLQYISSLSPSVAEELFRCKLEDNVSHAQALSSDMTKLKNASVTIDNSLSPAHTLLQISCINHKGFLYDIMRTLKDFSIQICFGRFLPVNKGQRELDLFIRQKDGKKIVDPENQDAVCSRLKVEMLHPLRVVITNRGPDTELLVANPIELSGNGRPRVFYDVTLALKTLGICIFSAEIGRQCTADHDWEVYRFLLDEDCNIDLSTMVGRNQIVDKVRRTLMGW, from the exons ATGTTTCAACGGATGGGATATGGTGCTATGTGGTGTTATGGGTGGTTCCTCAGTCTTCCTCATCTAAAAGATGGGAAAGTTTGAAACAGCGCCTTCTATCAGTTTGTCCATCATGctctgtttcattttatttgaacCAGCTGTCCCCACATGCTAATGCTTCTCCAGTTTATTTATTGACATTCTGTAGCTCAGACCGAAGAGGATTATTACATG ATGTTACCCAAGTTCTCTCTGAGCTTGAGCTTACCATTCAAAGGGTAAAAGTGACAAAAACTCCAGATGGCCGTGCAGTGGACCTTTTCTTTATAACAGACAACTT AGAGATGTTACATACGCAAGCTAGGAAAGATGAAACATCTAAGCAATTGCATGCTGTTTTGGGCGAATCATGCGGTTTGGAGCTACAATTAGCAGGCCCCAAGTATGACAACCTTCAGTATATCTCTTCTCTTTCACCATCTGTTGCTGAGGAATTATTTCGGTGCAAACTCGAAGATAATGTATCTCATGCGCAAGCACTTAGTTCAGATATGACAAAGTTGAAGAACGCTAGTGTAACAATAGATAACTCCCTGAGCCCTGCTCATACATTGCTTCAGATTAGTTGCATTAATCACAAGGGTTTTCTTTATGACATTATGCGGACACTGAAAGACTTCAGTATTCAG ATTTGTTTTGGTCGGTTTTTACCTGTTAATAAGGGTCAACGGGAGTTAGATCTTTTTATCCGGCAGAAGGATGGGAAAAAGATTGTAGATCCAGAGAATCAAGATGCTGTCTGTTCTCGTCTGAAAGTGGAAATGCTTCACCCTTTACGCGTTGTAATAACAAATCGTGGACCAGATACTGAACTTTTGGTTGCAAATCCTATCGAGTTATCTGGAAATGGTAGACCACGTGTTTTCTATGATGTCACATTGGCATTAAAGACCCTTGGGATCTGCATCTTCTCG GCGGAGATCGGTAGGCAATGTACAGCAGATCATGATTGGGAAGTGTACAGATTCCTTTTAGACGAGGATTGTAATATTGACTTGTCAACTATGGTTGGTAGAAATCAGATTGTGGACAAAGTAAGAAGAACATTGATGGGATGGTGA